A stretch of Salarias fasciatus chromosome 23, fSalaFa1.1, whole genome shotgun sequence DNA encodes these proteins:
- the LOC115381465 gene encoding E3 ubiquitin-protein ligase SH3RF2, whose protein sequence is MVLCEDSECSVCLLPYSRMDRVPRVLHCRHTFCELCLDTMSQARSGMLHVRCPLCRRVTCVGLGLSLQEALWVDSERWDQIPDGVAAGEDGDEDGCQLRAGEARTQAQQKPSLQAECASSRLSRAKLKLPAFLRRLSLTRQHQERIIPGSNVEMKSWRRLSAEETF, encoded by the exons ATGGTCCTGTGCGAGGACAGCGAGTGCAGCGTCTGCCTGCTGCCGTACTCCCGGATGGACCGGGTCCCGCGTGTCCTCCACTGCAGACACACCTTCTGCGAGCTGTGTCTGGACACCATGTCGCAGGCCAGGAGCGGGATGCTGCACGTTCGCTGCCCACTCTGCCGCCGTGTGACCTGCGTGGGCCTCGGTCTGAGCCTGCAAGAGGCCCTGTGGGTCGACAGCGAGCGGTGGGACCAGATCCCCGACGGCGTGGCAGCGGGGGAGGACGGGGATGAGGACGGGTGCCAACTCAGAGCTGGGGAGGCGAGGACGCAGGCCCAGCAGAAGCCGTCATTACAGGCTGAGTG cgcttcctCCAGGTTGAGCAGAGCAAAGCTCAAACTGCCCGCCTTCCTCAGGAGGCTGAGTCTGACCAGGCAGCACCAGGAGAGGATCATCCCGGGCAGCAACGT GGAAATGAAATCCTGGCGCAGGCTTTCGGCCGAAGAGACTTTTTAA